In Rouxiella sp. WC2420, the following proteins share a genomic window:
- the pflA gene encoding pyruvate formate lyase 1-activating protein produces the protein MSIQGRIHSYESCGTVDGPGIRYIVFFQGCLMRCMYCHNRDTWDLHGGKEVSVEDLMKEIVTYRHYMKASGGGVTASGGEAVLQAEFVRDWFRACQAEGITTCLDTNGFVRRYDPVIDELIDATDLVMLDLKQLNDDIHEKLVGVSNHRTLDFARYLAERNKRTWIRYVVVPGWSDDEHSVHMLGEFTKDMANIEKIELLPYHELGKHKWIAMGEEYGLEGVNPPSKEIMDKVKGILESYGHTVMY, from the coding sequence ATGTCAATCCAAGGTCGCATTCACTCATATGAATCCTGCGGTACCGTTGACGGTCCCGGCATACGTTATATCGTGTTCTTTCAGGGCTGTCTGATGCGTTGTATGTACTGCCACAATCGCGACACCTGGGATCTGCACGGTGGCAAAGAGGTCAGCGTCGAAGATCTGATGAAAGAGATCGTGACCTATCGTCATTATATGAAAGCGTCGGGAGGCGGCGTTACCGCTTCAGGCGGAGAGGCTGTCTTGCAGGCCGAATTTGTGCGCGACTGGTTTCGCGCCTGTCAGGCAGAAGGCATTACAACCTGTTTAGACACCAACGGTTTTGTGCGTCGTTATGATCCGGTAATCGATGAACTGATCGACGCCACCGACCTGGTAATGCTTGACCTGAAACAGCTCAATGATGATATCCACGAAAAACTGGTCGGCGTATCCAACCACCGCACGCTGGATTTCGCCCGCTATCTGGCCGAACGCAACAAACGCACCTGGATCCGTTACGTAGTCGTGCCCGGTTGGTCAGATGATGAACACTCGGTCCACATGCTCGGCGAATTCACCAAAGATATGGCAAATATCGAAAAAATCGAGCTGCTGCCCTATCACGAGCTTGGCAAGCATAAATGGATAGCGATGGGCGAAGAGTACGGCCTCGAGGGCGTTAACCCGCCGAGCAAAGAGATCATGGATAAGGTGAAGGGGATCTTGGAAAGCTATGGCCACACAGTAATGTATTGA